In Neorhizobium galegae, the following proteins share a genomic window:
- the recR gene encoding recombination mediator RecR — MAKRVTGPEIEKLIQLLAKVPGLGPRSARRAALHLIKKKEQLLGPLSGAMGEAYDKVKICSRCGNVDTVDPCTVCTDIRRDQTMLIVVEDVSDLWALERTGAMNTAYHVLGGTLSPLDGIGPDDLNIRGLIDRVNEGVIREIIIAVNATVEGQTTAHYITDQLSGIDVKITRLAHGVPVGGELDYLDEGTLTAALRARTVI, encoded by the coding sequence ATGGCAAAGCGAGTCACCGGCCCCGAAATCGAAAAACTCATCCAGCTTCTGGCAAAGGTCCCGGGCCTTGGGCCGCGCTCGGCGCGCCGGGCCGCGCTGCATCTGATCAAGAAGAAGGAACAGCTGCTCGGGCCGCTTTCGGGCGCGATGGGCGAAGCCTATGACAAGGTGAAGATCTGCTCGCGCTGCGGCAATGTCGATACCGTCGATCCCTGCACAGTCTGTACCGATATCCGCCGCGACCAGACGATGCTGATCGTCGTCGAAGACGTCTCCGACCTCTGGGCGCTGGAGCGGACGGGCGCGATGAACACCGCCTATCACGTGCTCGGCGGCACGCTCTCGCCGCTCGACGGCATCGGCCCCGACGACCTCAATATCCGCGGGCTGATCGACCGGGTGAACGAGGGCGTCATCCGCGAGATCATCATCGCGGTCAACGCGACCGTCGAGGGGCAGACCACGGCCCACTATATTACCGACCAGCTTTCGGGCATCGACGTGAAGATCACCAGGCTGGCGCATGGCGTGCCGGTCGGCGGGGAGCTCGATTATCTGGACGAGGGCACACTGACGGCGGCGCTTCGGGCGCGGACGGTGATTT
- a CDS encoding MOSC domain-containing protein, producing MKLLAICLGRPERLPGKSFKTGIYKSAVNAAVMIDGLGLVGDAVRNTKHHGGEDQAILLEGSLTLDWWADALGRDFPPGTFGENLIVEGLDNRDVAVGDRFHIGEVVLEATCARSPCNTLAVKMGDPKFLKTYVRAARPGIYCRVVKSGMVSPGDPARHQLYAGERVMIAEMLAAVGRNLSETQRARFLAAPIGHRWRPTFET from the coding sequence ATGAAACTTCTCGCCATCTGCCTCGGTCGCCCGGAAAGGCTCCCGGGCAAGAGCTTCAAGACCGGCATCTACAAGTCGGCCGTCAATGCCGCCGTCATGATCGACGGCCTCGGTCTCGTCGGCGATGCGGTCCGCAACACGAAACACCACGGCGGCGAGGATCAGGCGATCCTGCTTGAGGGCTCGCTGACGCTGGACTGGTGGGCGGACGCGCTCGGCCGCGATTTCCCGCCGGGCACATTCGGCGAGAACCTGATCGTCGAGGGTCTCGACAACCGCGATGTCGCCGTCGGCGACCGTTTTCATATAGGCGAAGTCGTGCTTGAGGCGACTTGCGCCCGCTCTCCCTGCAACACGCTTGCAGTGAAGATGGGCGATCCGAAATTCCTGAAGACCTATGTGAGGGCCGCCCGCCCGGGCATCTATTGCCGCGTCGTCAAGTCTGGGATGGTCTCGCCTGGCGATCCCGCCCGCCACCAACTTTATGCCGGCGAGCGCGTCATGATCGCGGAAATGCTGGCGGCCGTCGGCAGGAACCTGTCGGAAACCCAGCGAGCCCGCTTCCTGGCCGCCCCAATAGGCCACCGCTGGAGGCCTACTTTCGAGACCTAG